The Diceros bicornis minor isolate mBicDic1 chromosome 26, mDicBic1.mat.cur, whole genome shotgun sequence sequence CATGTAAGGTAAACCTGGTTGACATGAGCATTTATCAGGCAGGAGTTGGGAAACTGGCCCACCTGGCTGCCTGTTTacgtaaataaagctttattggaacacagccacatcctcAGGCTGCTTTCAAGGCAGAGTCTAGTATTGCAACACAGACTAATTGgtttgcaaagcctaaaatatttactctctgacccttcaagAAAAAATTTACCGGCTCCTGATTCTAGCGTCATTGAAAGGGAAGAGGTCATCCTAGGCAACCTGCTTTGGTGGCTTAGGTAACCAGTGGGCAGCCAGGCCTCGACTGAAGCTATTGCCTCCCCTGCCTGCAGCTTCACTCTGCTCCCCATTGTAACCTAAAGCTCCCCAACTTGCTCTGCGCCTAAGatgagggggcagggagagaagagCGACAGGGCCCTCTCATGGTCTAGGCTGGGGACAGAGCCCCAGATTTGGTGACCAGACCCTGCTTCTATCCTCCAGTGGAGCAGATCTATCCTCACTTCACTACCTCCCACCCCACAAAGTTAAACCACTTCTGGAGAAGAGATGCACCTCTGTCCCTGGTATCTCTTCCATGCTACCTGGCAGGGGTGAACTGCCCACTTGGAAGGCCCAGGGAGAGTTCTGGGCTGCTGAGGGCAGAACACTTAACTTGCATGTCCACACAGCCAGCCGGGCAGCAGCTGACGCCCGGGGACGTGCCGGACACCAGTCTgcagctgcctccaacctctccgGCCTCAGTCTCCAGGAGGCACAGCAGATTCTCAACGTCTCCAAGCTGAGCCCCGAGGAGATCCAGAAGGTGAGGCCAACAGGGTGGGTCTGAGACAAGCCTTGCCCTGGCCAACCAGAAATGGGGCGTGGGGGAAACAGGCCGCCAGGGTGGGGAAGAGTAAAGGAGGCCTGCAGAAAGGGGCAGGGAGTGGAGGCTCTGGCTGCAGCCAGCTGGAACTCGGACTTGTGGGAGCCACTGTTGCTTGTTAGTTTTTAGGCCCAAGACAGGCGGCAGCAGAGACATAGAGCAGTTGGTGGTAGCAGCTGCGCCCCTCCCTCCGTGGACACCTGTCCACCTCTCTGCCCCTTCGCGGTCATGTAGTAGGGCATGCAGGGTGGAGGGGTCGAGCCTTTTTGCTTTCCTTCTTTGTCATCTCCTAGCTCCCCCTGCCTCTGTAACCCAGAGACCGCACACCTTCTCACCGTCTCCCCTCCTCTGCAGAACTACGAGCACCTATTCAAGGTGAACGATAAATCTGTGGGCGGTTCCTTCTACCTGCAGTCAAAGGTGAGTGGTCTTTGACGCTGCGAGGAGGGTGGGCCTCGAAACCTCTCCTCAGTGGGGTTCCTCACTTCCAGgcagttcagagcttggcaggtAGAAAGGTGTGCCGAGCCTTTCCCTGGTACCACAGCCTCAGGGGGCCCCCCTAAACTGCTACTCCCTCGGACTGCCTCCGCTCCATGGGGCCCAGCCAGTCGGGTTGTGTCAGCCTGGGCCCTGTGTCACCTTGGACAGTAGGCTTCCCGGCAGCCATGGTTTTGAGGGAACAGAACCCCATTAGCTGGTGGGGTGATCTCAGCTCCCAGGTGTCAGCGTGGCCCTGGGCTCTGTCTCCTGGGGAGGAGCCCGCAGGCCACCCCTCCCCGCCTGGGCACTGGTGAAGGAGGCATTTGTATTCCCCTCAGACCTGCCCACTGCTCTCCAGGGACTCACAGTGGGAACTGGACCTGGGAGGGGCCGAGGCCTCTCCTGTGCAGGCCGCCCTGCCTGACGTTTTGTAACTGCGTCCCCAGGTGGTTCGAGCGAAGGAGCGCCTTGACGAGGAGCTCAGAATCCAGGCCCaggaggacagagagaaagagcagaTGCCCCCAACGTGATCACTGGCTCCTcgcaccccaccccacctcgcCACCTCTAATTTATAGCTCGGCAATAAATGTTTTTTCCACATTTCTCATGCGCGCACATCCAGATTCCAAAAGGGAGGCTGCTCCTCCTGCGGGCTCTGGGGCTGTGCACGCTGGGGAGGTGGGGCAGCGGCGTCCACCCTGTTAACGTGCCTTTGACACCCTGGGGCTGGAGTGAGCAAGGTTGGCAAGAAGCctgccagcccagccctgcctgcccgTGGAGAGCCAGCCATGTTCTGTCACGTACCGGACGCAGCCACCCCTGCCGTCACAGCACCAGGCTCCTCCCGTGGCATCACCATCCTCAggtctgcccctgcccctcccattGGGAAGAGCCCTGGACCCCTGAGCTCTGTCGGAGGCCACCTCTCCCTGAGCTGGGTTCAACTCTAGCATCTCAGTAATCTGGGTGGAAGGCTCTGGCGTGTGGCTGGGGCAAAAGTCTTTGCCAGCCTCTCACTGGACTGAGGCCTGGAGCTGGGTCTCCCTGGAGCTAAGGCACTCACCAGTCACAGCAGGTGGTAGATGAGGTTGAACCTGTGATGCTTTCTCTGGAATCTTCCATCTCAACTCCAAGCACTTGTGCTCCCTCAGCACCTGACCCCCTCCTGCCCTTGCCTTCCAGTGCCCAGCAGCAAGATGGAGAGGTGGTGGCACCCACAGGGTCGGGAGGAAGCTCCAGAACAGGGCCTCTGGGTACTGCAGTCAGGTGAGTGACCCcagagccaggcccagggcaGTCGGAGGTGGTCTTGGATCAGGTGGCCCAGCTCCTGGCACATCCAAGACAGAAACCATCTTTGCAACTcacttttattgtttctttataaACTTCCTCTCACATGGAGGAATATATTGTTATAGTCATTagcttatctctttttttttaaactctatgCTAACAGCAATGGAGCCAAGAGGAGGAAAAACATAAGCTACAATAGAAAGGCACTTAGAACCTGTTAAAATACTGATATCCTGGAATGTGCAACAACAAACCAACGACGACAACACATACACCGGCCCTTCCGAGCCTGGTCTATCACCAAGTCACATGCTGAGCTAATGTCACCTTCCAGTGCCCTGTTCCTCTGCTCCCTGGGCTTGAGTCTCAaacccctcaccccccagccGGGGACTTAAGGCCTGGGGCCCTTAATGGGGATGGGGGCGGTGCCTGGGTCCTGGGTAGGGCCCTAAGAAAGGAGACCAGCTCCTTCCTGCTTTGCTCACAGCCCCTTCGAGGAGCAGAGCCAGCACTGTGGGGCCCTGTCAGGGCGGGCTGGGTCAGGGTGACCCCTCTGGGACAGAAGGGCAGTCTAGGAAAGGGCAGGGTCAGCAGAACTGCTCAGAGGAACAGCAGGGGGCCCTGGAACTGCAGGGCTGCTAAAGACCCCACTGCTGTTCCGCAGCTCCCTTGTTCTACAGCCGAGGAAATGGAGTGCTTGGTTACTGTGGccaaggacagggctggccaAGAAGCCAGAGCTCCAGCGCCTCCCAGATGGCACCAGGCCACCTCCAGGGAGGGAGCAGCAAGGACTCAGGATGGGAGAAGCACATGctgtgtccccagggcctggTGGGATCAGGCAATGGCTGTGGGGCACGTGGTACACCAGCATCCTTAGCTTATTCCAGCCCCTGCCATGGGGGGAGAGCCGGGCAGGGGGTGGGAGTAAGGGGAGGACACCTCTCAGACAGGGGTTTGGCTGGGAAAAGCCAAAGGAAATGGCCGTGTCACAATTTCCTCCATCTTCCCCTTCCCAGGCGgagaggccaggccttcccatgGCCATCCTTGGCTGCTTCGCTGCCCCCAGGCCCAGGGCCTTCAGTCCATGGCCTCCAGAAAGCTCCTATGCCCAGCACTGTCCTGGAGCCCTCCCTCGCTTGCTTGCTGGCTGTGGCTTGGCGTCCCCAGAACGGGAGCTGCATCCCAGCCTGGGGTTGTCCTCagccagcctcccacctcctgacACTGCAGCTGCTTGTATAGGGTGGCACTGCCCCaggccaggcccagcctcacctgTTCCTCCCCTCCCCGCTCAGGGCTCTGCTCCCCACACTCGCAGGGCTCCCCGAAACTCGAGAGGGGAGGCCCAGTGGTGAAGGAGTAGGTGGGTGTTCAGCTATCCCCCCACTTTGGAGAGCACTGTCAACCCAGAGAAGGGGCCACCCTTGGGCCATGCTGGCTGTTTGCGAGGGGTGAGTGGTGAGGGGCAGCTGGCAGAGCGGGCCTCCCTCTCCACGCGGGGAGGCACCTTGTCATAGGGATAAGGTGGCTTTTTCCTGTGGCTTTGCCAGGGCCTGCGTCTGTCTTGCTCTCCCTCTGGAGGGtggaccagagggaaaggggtccAAGGAGCCTCCAGAGCAGGGGCCCAGCAAGGCTAGGCAGGAGGCAGTAGGGCTTCGATCCCAGGGGGCTCCTCATCACAGCTCACCAtgtgaagggggtggggagggagcccCATGCCAGCAGGGAGGCCACCCCAGCTGCCCCCACTGCGGGGACGTGGCTGGCAGGTAagcaaggcagggagggagggcgaCCTGCCCAGATTGGCCACTGGATGAGGGAGGCACCACGGTTGGGGACCATAGGGACTGAGGGCTgggtggagggcagggcagggggagggccAGAGGTGAGCAAGGCCTCAGCACCCAGGAGCACAGCTGTTCCTCCCTTGGGAGCCTGGGACGCCAGCAATGACCTTCTGGCACCATCCTGGCTGCCCAGCTTGTCTGAGGCTGGGTCTGCCGGGGGAACACAGCCAACCAGGCCACAGGGGCAGGAGGACGTTATTGCTATTTCACAGAAGAGTTTCCGTTCGTCAGGGGCAGGGCCGGCAGCTGCTGGCTGGGTCGCGGGAAGCTGTCCACCAGGTTCAGTTCACCACGGCCGGTTTCAGCAGCACGGAACCTGGCGGGATGACCACCCAGCCAGGAGTGAGTGCCTCTGGGCTGCTGGCCGCCGAGTTGACACCCGTGGACAggtccagcacagtgcctggcagcagGGGGAGTCCATCAGGGCTTGGCCGGGAGCGGCTGCTCTCAGTCCTCTCGAGGGGTGTCTTGCGGCCCTCCACACCCAGGGCCCTGGCCGGCCCTGCCCCACGCCCCTTCTCCCCCTCGGCCTTGCCGCCAGCGGAGCCAGCGAGGAGGGAGACCACAGGCAGGCCCAGTCCACCAGCCCCAAAGGGCGAGGGCAGCAGCGGGTTCTTGGCCAGATTGAGGGGCAGGACGGGGCCTGGCAGCCCAGGGCCCATACCCCCTGCACCCCCACCGCCCCCGCCGTTGCCACAGGCCAGGGCACTGAGGTCGAGGGGGCCAGGGCCCAGGGGTAGGGGCAGGCCAGGCAGGCCGGGGCCTCCGAAGAGGGCGGCAGGGTTGGGGATAATGATCTGGGCCCCGCTGACGTAGGGGCTGCCGTCGGGGGCAGGCAGCGGGGGTTTGGGGGGCGGGCGAAGCTGCAGGAGCTCTTGCTGCTCATGGGACACGAAGTGGCCGTGGGCCTTGATGTGCTTGCGCAGCGAGCTGGGGTCCGTGTAGCGTTTGTGGCAGCCGGGCATCTTGCAGTAGTAGGGCTTGTCCACGTAGTGAGTGCGCGTGTGCTTGAAGCGGTCACTCGAGTTGGAGTAGCGCTTGTTGCAGCCCTCGTAGGGGCAGACATAGGGCTTCTCACCTGCAGGCCATGCCAGTGTGAGGGGCTCACCCGCCTCCCAGGTCTCCCTAGTCCAGGTTCCTGCCCCCAGGACCCTCCCCCAGACTGAGATCTCCCTGAGAGCCCAACTGTCCGATTTGGAAGGtggtgtccccagcacctggcacaagatCTGACCCCAGGTGGGGGCAGTGTGGCATAGCTGCGAGATGCCAGCCTGGTCACCCCAGCTTTGCTGTGGCCTGACTGCGTGCCCTTGGCCTGAGTCCTATGCTTCAAATTGTGGATGACGATGACCACTTCAACAGGCACACCGATGACTTCGATCATATACCTGCATAAAGACCCTACTAGGGGCTCAGCCCACAATGAGCTTGGCGTGAGTGCCCGCTGCCCTTTATCTGGCCGTATTCAGCAAAATGGCTGGATTCACTAACCATCTGCTCCTGCACTGACCACAACAGGAGCCACATGAGGCTATGAGCCTTTGAAATGTGGCCGGTCCAAACTGAGACGTGCTgtgagtgtaaaatacacaccagaggggaaaaaaacactgaTTCTGCAGATTTTGTACAAAATGAAGAATTTCAAGGtctcagtgattttttaaaaatactgaaatgataacattttggatatattagcttcaagaaaatatatcattacaatcatttcacctatttctttgTACTTGTTTTAATGTGGTGATTAGGTAATTTAAAATTAGGGGTGTGGCTCTGCTGCCCAGTGCTGGCATACTGTGTGTTGGGGTACGGTGGGGAGCAGACACACTGTCTGAAGTCACAGGTGGCCTCAGTCATCCGAATAGCAATGCTGAGTGTGACACAGGACAATGTGTCTGTGCTCTTGCATGTCCAGGGTGAGTTCCCCCAGCAAGTGGTACCCAAAAGGGACTGCTAAGCGATGGACTGTGTCCTTCATCTCTGGGATGGCCAGGCACCCCGCCGGTGGCCAGCCCACCCGGCCCCCGCCCTCCAGCCCAGCGCCTCACCTGTGTGTGACCGGTTGTGGATCTTCAGGTTCTCCAGGCGAGAGAAGCTCTTGCTGCAGGTGGGGCAGCGGTGTGGCTTCTCGTTGGTGTGCGTGCGGATGTGGATGAGCATCTTGTACCTGCTCCAGGGAGGGCATGGAAATGCGGCTCAGCTGGCTGGATGCCTGCGCCCTTCCCCCCAACCCCTCTCGCCCCTCTCACCCCCCCCTCACCTGGTGCCCTCCCTCACCTGGCATTGAAGCCTCGGCCGTGGCGGGCACAACCCTCCCAGTGGCAGCAGTACCCCGCATCCTTCTCGGGCTTGACATGGTAGTCGTTGACATGGTCCACCAGGTCTTGGAGGAGCTCAAAGAGCTGGTTACACTGCGGGGGCAGGGAGAGTTCTGAGCCCACGTGGGGCCACCTGCCCTGGACCATACCCCACTCTTCCTGGCCCCCACTCACCTTGGCCCAGCGACACACCAGCTGCTTGGGCAGGGGTAGCTCTGGCGAGAGGCACTTGTCctttgggggggtgaggaaggaggaagCAGGCAGGTGCAGGGCCCCCCCGGAGCCCAGAGGCAGGAAGAACTGGAAGGAGCTGGGGATGCCGTCCAGATAGCGCAGTGGCTGGAAGTCCTGGGGTGACAGGGCAAGGGGCAGAGCTGGTCAGTGCCCCGCTGGGCCAGTGGGCCTGGACTCCCTGTCTACTGCAGTGGGTTGAGCTGTGTCCCCCACAAGGATATGTCTCTCAGTCCTAACCCCCCATACCTGTGCGTGTGACCTTATCTGGAAACAGGGTCTCTGCAGAGGTAATCAAGTGAAGAGGAGGTCAGACTGGACTGGGgagccctaaatccagtgaccgGTGTCTCCATGAGAGAAAGGAGGGGGAGATTtggatacagagacagagggaaggcGGCAGTGTGAcgacggaggcagagactggagtcaaGGAACGCCTGGAGCCGCCAGAGgctgaagaggcaggaagggtcccagcctagagccttcagagggagcacagctctgTCCATACCTTGATTTTTGGACTTTAGCTTCcaaaattgtgagagaataatacatttctgttgttttacgccacccagtttgtggtcctttgttacggcagcccctggaaaccaaTACACCTTCTCTCTCCAGAACCCGCACCCCTCCTTACCGGGGCGGTGGGTACAGCAGGCAGGTCCCCGTTGCCCTGGCGCTCAGGGGACAGTGAGCTGCTGCCATTGGGGGAGTCCAGCCCAGACGGTGGCGACAAGCTGAGGTCCACAAGAGGGGCTGCCGAAAAGCGCCCCTCCACCTTCTCGGGAAACTTGGGGTTCAGCAGGAAGCCTAAGGGAGAGGCATGATTCAGGGGTGCTGGAGCCAGGAGTCCttgtgggccaggccctcccacctCTGACCCTGGAAGCAGACACCAGCCTTGCCATGCCCCCCTGGACCAGGCTGGTGAGAACTTAGCCGTCAGTTAAGACGGGAAGTGGGaagtacccattttacagatgggaatggCTGGCACACAGGGAGGAGAACTGAACAGGAACTAGAACCCAAGCCCCCTGGCTCCCCGTCATCTTGACAGGTAGGGACCTTTCTAACTTTTCCTGGACCCCTTTGCCTCAGTGCTCCCTTCTGTAACATGAGAAGTTTGGTTGGGCTGCTTCCAGACCCTTCCAGCCCAGACGTGGTAGATCTGGTTTTTAGGGTCCACCGGAACAGAAGGCCAGAGCCCCAAGCACCCGCTGAGAGCACTTGCTGGACTTGGTCCCCAATCTGTTGACCTGGCTGACCAGCCGCACTGCCTCAAAGCCCAGGAGCTGGGTCACAGGGCCTTTTATCACTACTTGTGAATCCCCCGCTCCCCTTACCAACTGCTTCAAATCCTCCCAGAAGCCTCAGTTTAATTCCTGGCTCAGCTGCGCCAGCTTTGTGAGCTGGGCAAGTCAGTCCCCTCCTCCAGGGGACAACGTTACCTCCAAAGATAAACTGCAGGGGATGAACGGACAGAGTGTGGGGAGCGCTCTAAGCCGGAAGCTGGGAGGGGCTGCAGTTACGTCCAGGTGGACACAACTTGGACATTCTTCCTATTGCCACAGCTCCATCAGGGCCCAGGGAACCCTGCCCTGCCCGGGGTGCAGCACCTGAGGGTGGGGAGCCCGGGGAGCCCGGGGTGGGGCTGTCGTCCACCAGGCCGAGCTCCCTGTGCAGAGCTCGGTGCCGGACCGCACTCAGCGTCCTCTCCCGCTTCTCTCTCGCCGCCCGGAGCTTGGTGATGCTCAGCTTCAGGTCGAGCGGCTCGTCCAAGGAGTGCATGGTGAtggggggctggggttgggggtggcaGCAGGCAGCTGGGGGCTCCCAAGCTGGGATTCAGGCAGGAACCTGGGGGAGGACAAGAGCCGTGCTGTGACACTGTGACCCTGAACTCCTCCTCGAGCTGCATCCATTAAAGCCCCCAGGAGCAGAGAGGCAGTGGGTGTGGGGCAGTGTGAGGGCTGTCTCCCTGGGAGACCCTCTGAGTGGCCCTAGACAGCGGGTATCATAGAGAGCCTGCCACCTACTCAGAGCTTCCATGTCCACTTCCCATGAGATTCTTCTGAGAAGCAAAGCCGATAGAGTCCATTCTGCCATGAAACTAAGTTTTAGAGACACTGCCTCAGGTTGCAGAGCTAGGAAGTGGCCGAGTCACCAGATTCAAGGCCAGATCTCCCTGGAACTGGCCAGCCAAGTCTCAAAGGTCACTTCTGACTGAGTGGGAAGTCATGCCTGGGACACATGCCTGGTTTGAGCCAGAAGACCCAGAACCAGGCAGGGGACCAATGAGTGTCCTCCAAGGTGCCCATGAGTGGTCCTCAGTTACTGAGTGCTGAGCGCCCACCGTGCCGGGCCACCTAGGCATCTGTGGTTACCTCAGAGGGAACCAGGCTGAGAGCTTGTCCCAGGCAAGCTGTGCAAAGCCTGGCCCCAAGGGGTGGGGCTGCAGACATGTGGCCTTGGCTCCCAGGTGATGTCCAGAGTAGAGGTCCCCACAGGCACAGGGAGCCACAGGGCGCTGGGCTGCCACCAGGGGGCAGCTAGGGACTGTGGCCCAGacaggggcagggtgggggggaAGTGGATCAGCTCTGTCTGTGGTTagtaaaatgtatacatatattattttttactgGTGATGATATTCTTTTACTATGAGTTCTCATGTCAGAATTTTCACCATTTTCTCAATGGTGCAATTTTCTTCACATATAAATGACCCAAGAGCAGAGTAACTTCATTCCAAATTCAAACTTCCAGAGGCAATCTTTTCACATGCAGGGAAACAGTGTTTTCCTTGCCTGTGTTAAGTGAGATGATTGCAGCATGAGCATCTATCTGCTAAACAAGCCACCGCTATAAGATACCCCTTGCCATTCATTGAATCCGGGTTTCGCAATTTAATACAGAACATTCCCGTAACCACCCCATGGCGAAAGACCttgtatagtgtgtgtgtgtgtgtgtgtgtgtgtgtgtctccttggGGCCAGTGTTGCCCACATCCATGCAGAGCTGCCAGGAGCTCTCTCTACGGAGCAGGACGGGGGAGGACAGCCCCCACGTCCCCACTCAGCAACTTTAAACCCGTCTTCACCCGGTTCTGAGCCCCGGCTCATCCATCTCCCCAGACGAGCTCcacatctgccaagaccctccAAGCACCCAAAGAAGAAGGCAGTCTCCTCCTTCACTAGGACCCTCTGCTTCTGAGGACACATCCCAGGACCCCACTAAAACATGGCTAACACTGGAGGCTCTGAGCCCAGGGAGGAAGCTGCATTATCAGAGCCCAGGAGGCTGCACTTGGCCATGGGACCCAGGTCTGTGACTTGACTTGACCCTGTTAAACTCCCTCAGGTGGGAGCCATCGGATCTGTTTGGAtttgccccaccccccacccctgccatgcATGGGCCAGTGCAGCGATGCGAGGGGAGCTGGGACCAGACCACCACTCTGTCCTTCAGGAGCTCCAGACCCAGGCGGGCAGGTGGGTGGGTGACAGTGACAGATGGACCTGGGCCCCCTCCACTCCTCTGGCTGGGCAGGGAGCTGCCCTCTGCCTGACCCACCCCCCAgttatgtctgtctgtctgtctgtgtgtctgccTGTCCCTccacctgtttatttttagaCACAGGCCCAGTCCAACCTCCCTGAAgctcctctgtgctgggagcctggaaggggaggaaggaagtaAATATTTATGCTGATTAAGAATTCAGGAGCCAGGAAGGGCTGGTGGCCTGGTCCTTGGGCTGGCCTAGGGCCACAGGCCTCCCCACAgcctctgtcccccacccccaacccgaCCTTCCAGAGAAGGGGACCATGAGGGCAGGATGGTTTGGGAACTGGGAATTCAAACTGACACTGACTCTCATTGGCGACACTGCCCAAATAACATCCTTTGGCACCTGCCCTACTGCGCTCCCCTCAGGCTGGGGCAAGGTGGGGAAAAGCCCTGGGTCATCTTGTTCTGAAGACCTGCAGGAGACACTGCCTCAACCTAAACTAGGGAGGGCCCCAAAAGAGGCCTGTCTCTCAGGGGCAGGCCAGGCACAGTGCCCAAGGTGGGGGGACTCAATCATCCCCCTTAATCAGCAGGCCCAGTCCTCAGAGACCCCACCCTACCCCCCACTTCCTGCTACTGGGTTCTGCCCAGGGAGGCAGGGGTTCATTTTGATGGAAGCCAGAGCCCTGCCCAGaggctgcccctccccactcctgggaaaggaggaaggagccGCCCCAAAAGCCCACAGCTCCCAGCACCCTCTCcaccccaggctggccccacccagATTTTCCTCCCAGTGGCGGCCCCACCCCAGAGGAAAGACCGCCTGTGACCCCACTCCTGTTCTGACCTTGGCCAACCTCAGAGTGTCCCCTTCCAGCCCCCAGGCCATGAGCAGCTGGTTCtgggctctgctctgctctgttcCTGGGCTAGGTGAAGGGGGACAGGCGAGAGCCAGGGTCCGGCTCTCCTGGGCCTTCGAGGCCCAGAGGGCGTTCTCAGGGCCTGGACCCCCGGGGCCTGGCGCTGTGATCACCTCCGGGACCAGACACCCGCCATCGGATTTACGTTCACAACCACCAGGAGGGCGGGGAGATGGACACTCGGTGTCCCGTTTTCTGGAGGAGGACAGGGACGCTCCGAAGGGTGACCTGCCTTGCTCTGAGGGTgcaggcaagtttcttaaccagTGGAGGAGCCGGCAGTGGGGCAGGAGCCACGTCTCTCCCACAGCCCCAAGGCCGGCACCAGCAGCTACCCCCGGGCGCAGCGCACAGTCCCTTCCCCAGGGGTTGCGGAacccctggcctcagtttcccgctGGTTCCGAGGGGATGCGACTAGCGCGGGGTTGTGAGGTCACCCGAGCGCTCGGtccctcctggcctgaccccCGCCCCGCAGGCAGCCGGCCGGGGAGGCGGCGCCAAGGTGGTCGCGCTGCCGGGCGCCCGCGCCGCGGCTCCAGCTGCGAAAGGAACTAATTAGGGCCGCGGAGCGGGAGGAAGCGCGGGGCGCGCGGGGACCACCGCGGCGGCGGGCTGGACCCCGGCCGGCCTCCCCCCGCGGCAGGGGTCACCCCAGGGTGGGCCGCGCTGGCCCTcgggcccggccccgccccgccgcgccTGCCCCGCTGGCGGGGCCGAGACAATGGCCGCTATTGtgcgcccgccgcccgcccgccgcgcGCACACACCCCCAGCGCAGCGCCCCGGGAGCCCCCGCCGCCCGgctacctgcggcccggcccACCCCCGGAGGGCGGGGCGAGCTCTGGGCGGGGCCTGCGCCCTCCAACTGCCGGCCGACActcggggaaactgaggccccaggtcAACATCCGTGgaacacctaccatgtgccaggcactgtctgtCTGTGAATTCTCTGAACCCTCAGACAAGGCTATAGTGAGTAGACGCTGTCGGTTTCCCttggtgcagatggggaaactgaggctcaaggtcaCCAGGCTAATAGGAGCCGACAGGAGCGGGCTGGAATCCTGCTCTGGATAAAGCCCCTCCTTCTCTGCTTGGGGGAGGGCAGCTGGTGGCCCTGAGCCTGGGAGGATGCC is a genomic window containing:
- the LOC131422703 gene encoding mitochondrial import inner membrane translocase subunit TIM16 isoform X8, whose product is MAKYLAQIIVMGVQVVGRAFARALRQEFAASRAAADARGRAGHQSAAASNLSGLSLQEAQQILNVSKLSPEEIQKNYEHLFKVNDKSVGGSFYLQSKVVRAKERLDEELRIQAQEDREKEQMPPT
- the GLIS2 gene encoding zinc finger protein GLIS2 isoform X1, with the translated sequence MHSLDEPLDLKLSITKLRAAREKRERTLSAVRHRALHRELGLVDDSPTPGSPGSPPSGFLLNPKFPEKVEGRFSAAPLVDLSLSPPSGLDSPNGSSSLSPERQGNGDLPAVPTAPDFQPLRYLDGIPSSFQFFLPLGSGGALHLPASSFLTPPKDKCLSPELPLPKQLVCRWAKCNQLFELLQDLVDHVNDYHVKPEKDAGYCCHWEGCARHGRGFNASRYKMLIHIRTHTNEKPHRCPTCSKSFSRLENLKIHNRSHTGEKPYVCPYEGCNKRYSNSSDRFKHTRTHYVDKPYYCKMPGCHKRYTDPSSLRKHIKAHGHFVSHEQQELLQLRPPPKPPLPAPDGSPYVSGAQIIIPNPAALFGGPGLPGLPLPLGPGPLDLSALACGNGGGGGGAGGMGPGLPGPVLPLNLAKNPLLPSPFGAGGLGLPVVSLLAGSAGGKAEGEKGRGAGPARALGVEGRKTPLERTESSRSRPSPDGLPLLPGTVLDLSTGVNSAASSPEALTPGWVVIPPGSVLLKPAVVN
- the GLIS2 gene encoding zinc finger protein GLIS2 isoform X2, producing the protein MHSLDEPLDLKLSITKLRAAREKRERTLSAVRHRALHRELGLVDDSPTPGSPGSPPSGFLLNPKFPEKVEGRFSAAPLVDLSLSPPSGLDSPNGSSSLSPERQGNGDLPAVPTAPDFQPLRYLDGIPSSFQFFLPLGSGGALHLPASSFLTPPKDKCLSPELPLPKQLVCRWAKCNQLFELLQDLVDHVNDYHVKPEKDAGYCCHWEGCARHGRGFNARYKMLIHIRTHTNEKPHRCPTCSKSFSRLENLKIHNRSHTGEKPYVCPYEGCNKRYSNSSDRFKHTRTHYVDKPYYCKMPGCHKRYTDPSSLRKHIKAHGHFVSHEQQELLQLRPPPKPPLPAPDGSPYVSGAQIIIPNPAALFGGPGLPGLPLPLGPGPLDLSALACGNGGGGGGAGGMGPGLPGPVLPLNLAKNPLLPSPFGAGGLGLPVVSLLAGSAGGKAEGEKGRGAGPARALGVEGRKTPLERTESSRSRPSPDGLPLLPGTVLDLSTGVNSAASSPEALTPGWVVIPPGSVLLKPAVVN